The DNA region GTAAGTGGGTATTGAATTTGATTCtgctttttgcagtactgagggtCAAACAcagagcttcatgcatgctagtgAAGTACCACTGGGTTACATCTCTAGCCCTGTTTTGCTTTTCAGAGGAGGAAGTCCAGCAATGTAGCTGGAACAGAACTGAAtttggtgggttttgtttttgtttggtttgggggggggtgctgggaggGTATTATGTCTGGAGGATGCTCCCACTATCTCTAAGCCCCAAGTCTGGGAGGGGCAGCTAGAGTTGAAAAAGAAACCCAAGGATCACTGCCCAGTATTCTCTCATGCTTTTTGTGTCTTgggttttatgtttttgtgttaTGGAATTGAAttcaggtgtgctttaccacagaactacagccctagccctttttatgttttattttgagacagggtctcaaagttGCTGCTTATAagaaagccacatccccagccctaatttgtattttgtttagagagagggtctcacttcTAGGCTTAGCGCctcctcgctgttgctgaggctggttttgaacttgggatcctcctgcctcagcctcaagttgttgaggctgaccttggaaTTGAGCTCCtgtctgggattacaagcatgaaccaccacacctggcacttTCCAAGTCTTTTGACTTCTGCCTGGCTGAGGGTAAAACACTGCTCCTTATCTCATTGTCTCACTGAGcagtttttggtactggagatttaactcaggggtgctttaccactgagccatatccccaaactattttttttattattttttattttttaaatgagacagggtctcgttaaattgctgaagctgacctcgaACTTTCTCTATCCTCCTGTAGCATTcaaaatcgctgggattacaggcgtgggtcACCGTGCTGGGCAGAGAAGGGGTCTGGGCTcatctggcctttttttttttttttttcttctctatcccTTCATGGATTCCGCGGAGTCACATACCCCAGGTTCGGAGCAACACGACTCCCCAGTCTGGACTTTGGAGGGAAACAACTAGGATGTGCCATAGGGATCCCCGGGCGGCAGCGCCTCCTCGTGTTCGAGGCAGGGACTGCAGAGCGGGGTGGAAGTAGGGCGCGGGGAACCGCAGACGGCACGGGACAAACGCGAATCTCCGTCACACCACTGCCACCCGTGTGTGTACTCTGGCGGAGAGGCTCCTGAGTGACAGGACTGGTGGGCAGCTGGAACTCGCCCTCACACCCGACAATCCCCAATCGGGGCAAGCCTCAGCCCGCGGGGAGGGGCCGGGCTGGGGGCGGCTTGGCAGGAAGCGGCGCGTACCTTCCGCTGCGGGAGGAACAGGTGGCTGCAGTGCCGTTTGGGGCCTGCGCTTCCTGTGTGTTCTCCTCCGGCCGCTCTTTCCTGCCCGAGATCGCTGGGTCGCCAGGCTGGCCTGGCCCCATGGCCCAGACCCCCGACGGCATATCTTGTGAGCTGCGAGGTAAGTGCTGGTCCTTCCTGTCCACTGGGCCCAGAAGAGGCAGCGTGGCCCCAAACCaaagccaccaccaccaccagcaccccAGAGGACTGTGCACCTCCGGAGCGTCCCTGCATCCACTCCACTTCTTGCTGACTGCCTGGTAGATGAGCCCTTAGCGCCCAGCCTGGCTTAAACCATGGGTGCGAGGAGCTTTGACAGCATGACCAAAGTAACCCAGCACTGTCCTTCCACAGGCGAGATCACCAGATTCCTGTGGCCCAAGGAGGCTGAGCTGCTCCTGAAAACCTGGCTACCGCAGGAGAGCGGGGAACGAAGTCATATCCTGGTATGGTGGGAAGGAATAGAACCTGGGAGAGCGCTAGGGCCCAGCAAAAAACTTCTTGCTCTGCCTAGAGAATCAAATTCTGTCTTCCCCCAGGCACTGCTGCGATGGAGGGCCTACCtgctccacacctgcctcccacTGAGGGTGAGTCCCAGggcctggcccccaccccacttTCCCTCCAGAAGCTTCCTTGGCTAGGGGCTGCTTCTGCAGAGTTGTCTTTGCCCTATGGTCTCAGGCTTTCCAGCACTAGGCTCCAAGCAGCAAAAAAAGAGGACAGTCTGTACAAGTTTAGCTCTGGGCTCTAGGCTGCTCAAAAAGCTGGGTTcctcacaattcacaatagctagactgtggaaccaacccagatgcccttcaatagatgaatggataaaaaaaatgtggcatttatacaccatggagtattacgcagcactaaaaaaatgacaaaatcatggaatttgcagggaaatggatggcactagagcagattatgcttagtgaagctagccaatccctaaaaaacaaataccaaatgtcttctttgatataatgagagcaactaagaacaaagcagggaggaagagcaggaagaaaaaattaacattaaacagagacatgaggtgggagggaaagggagagaaaagggaaattgcatggaaatggagggagaccctcattgttatacaaaattacatataagaggttgtgaggggaatgggaaaataaacaaggagagaaatgaattacagtagatggggtagagagagaagatgggaggggagggaaggggggatagtagaggataggaaaggtagcagaatacaacagttactaatagggcattatgtaaaaatgtggatgtgtaactgatgtgattctgcaatctgtatttggggtaaaaatgggagttcataacccacttgaatctaatgtatgaaatatgatatgtcaagagctttgtaatgttttgaacaaccaattaaaaaaaaaaaagctgggctcCCATGAGAGTGAGCTCAGGGCTTGGTCCCAGCTGATCCAAGCACCCCCTAGGTGGACTGTACATTCAGCTACCTGGAAGTCCAGGCCATGGCActtcaagagacacctcctcagGTAAGACGTCTGGTACCACTTGGGCCTGCAGCCTAGTCTTCACTCCCTACACATGGAGTTCTGGAAGGGAAACCTGCTCCCACACGTGGAGCTGGGGCCCAGCAGTcctaccctccctccccaggccacCTTTGAGCTGGAATCATTGCCTGAGCTGGTCCTGGAATTTCCTGGTGTAGCTGCCCTGGAACAGATGGCCAAGCATGTGGCTGCAGCCATCAAGAAGGTCTTCCCTCGCTCTACCCTTGGGTGAGTCTGGAAAACTACTGCAAAGGGTCGAATGAGGTCAGCAGGAGATACTCTGGATGGGCACCTCTCAGGGACTAGAAGTCCCTTGCCTCTTCTCCTTTATCCCCTTCCCAGGAAGCTATTCCGGAAGCCCACACCCCCCTCCATACTGGCTCGACTGGAGAGAAGCAGCTCTGCCGagtccactgcacctggcagtcCCTGTGGTGAGGGCCAAGGCAGGGCCACATAGACCTTCCAGTCTCCCCCTACCTATTAGCCTCAGACCCCTGGAGTTGGGGGACTCCCAACTGAACAGAACCACTTGGGTTGGGTCACAACCACCACCCCACCTGGATCTGATCTTCCTCCATCTCTgacctctgtctctctcctttcctctatCATACCCCTGGCACCTACCTCCCCAGGTGGCTTCCTGGAGACCTACGAGGCTCTGTGTGACTACAATGGCTTTCCTTTCCAAGAGGAGATTCAGTGGGTGAGGGTAGAGCCCTCTCTGGGGGCTCTGGAGGCATCTGGTCCTCCAGGTATGCTGAGACCCTCCCTACCCTTTGTGACCTGAAGCTGTTTGTAGACACCTTCTTCCCATCCAGGATGTGGACACCATCTATCATCGTCAGGGTTGCCGCCATTTCAACCTAGGAGACTTCAGCCACCTTGGCAGCCGGTGCGGGGCCTGCTAGGATCAGAAGGGGTGGAGGATTCTAGGAGCCACATTCCCGGGCCTCTGCCTCTCCATGAAGGGGTTGCTGGTCCTAGAATCTAGCCAGAAAGCCCTGAGCTCTGTCTCTGCCTGCTCCCTCCAGGGACTTGGCCTTGAGTGTAGCTGCCCTGTCTTACAACCTATGGTTCCGGTGCCTCTCCTGTGTGGACATGAAGCTGGTGAGGGTGTAGGGCAGGGAGGGGCCAAGGGTGTGGGGATCCAGGTGCAGTCTCCTGAGCCATTATCCTCTGGTATCAGAGCCTCGAGGTCTCAGAACAGATTCTGCACATGATGAGTCAGTCGTCCCACTTGGAAGAGCTGGTGCTGGAGACCTGTGGCCTAAGAGGGTAAGGGGACAGGGTAGGGTTTGGGGAGGGCAATCCAGGACTTGGGACTGGGGGCTAGTGGCCTGGTCTAAGTCTCATGCCTGGGGTCTTGGTCCTCAGAGACTTTGTCCGGCGACTAGCCCAGGCACTGGCAGGACATTCAAGCTCTGGACTTCGGGAAATCAGCTTGGCAGGGAACCTGCTGGATGACAGAGGTATGGCTGAGCCTGGGATAGCCCTGGGGCaagaggctggaggaggtaagtcTCACAACACTGTCCCATCCCCAGGCATGGCTGCACTCAGCAGACACCTGGAGCATCGTCCGGGAGCCCTGAAGAAACTCAGCCTAGCACAGACAGGACTGACACAGCGAGGTGGATGGGGTGGCCAGTCgggtgggagaagggaaggggcattTGCCTAATTGATGGATCACCCCTTTCACCCTCTCCAGGAATGAGGGCTCTGGGCAGGGCACTGGCCATCAATGCCGACTTTGATTCTGCCTTGACCCACTTGGACCTTTCTGGAAATCCTGGGGCCCTGGGCGCCTCTGAAGACAATGGGGTGAGTGACTGTAATCAAGAGATTAGGGTTGCTGCAGGCAGTGGGATATCAGGAAGCACCAGGTAGGTGATCCCTGACTCTCTGGCTGCCATCCTTCCACCAGGGCCTCTATAGTTTCCTGCGTCGTCCTAATGTTCTGACGTTCCTGAATCTTGCAGGCACTGACGCTGCCCTGGACACTGTGAGAGGGTGGTCATGAGGGGATGATTGGTGGGACCTGGTTGCCCAAGCAGGGTAGACTGAAGAGCGGGTGGGGGTGGTCAGGCCATCGTCTTCCAACCTGTAACCAATGTCCCCCTCCCACAGCTCTTTGCAGCGCTGTCCCGAGGCTGCTGCTCCAACCTCAACTACCTCGATGCTTCAAGGAATGTCTTCTCCCGCACGTAAGGGGGACAGGTGGGAGCAGGAAGAGGCTGCTAGGGGCCTCCTTGCCCCTGAAGCTTACTTCTCCTGCTTTCCACCCCAGGAAGTCCCGGGCCGCGCCTGCCGCACTGCAGCTCTTCCTTAGCCGTGCCGGGACACTGCGGCACCTGGGCCTGGCGGGCTGCAAGCTGCCACCTGATGCTCTCAGGTCAGTTTCTCTGCACACCCTCATGTCCTCTTAACCAGTTCTCTGGTGTCTCACCCTGCTCCTAAAGCACCCACAACTTTCCCCACATCTGATCCTGACTTCTTGGTATTCGTTTGATTCCTGGGGCCACCTTTCCCAACTCCAGCTATCCCCTGTGACATCCATCCTTTCCCAGGGCCCTTTTAGATGGCCTGGCACTCAATACGCACATTCATGACCTGCATCTGGACCTCAGCGCTTGTGAGGTGAGCATGCTGCTCTAGGTGTGAGAGGCACAGACATACCAGGAATGGGactgggagaggggaagaatgGGGCTGTTGGCCACCTGTCCTCTCCACTGTGGCCTAAGTGGCCTGAACATCCCACTTTGTACTTCCAGCTGCGCTCGGCTGGTGCCCAGGTGATACAAGACTTAGTGTGTGATGCCAGTGCTGTGAGCTCCTTGGATCTGGCAGATAATGGTGAGGCTGCTGGGGAACACATCCTCTCATCAtccacccctccctgcccccacagcATCCCCCTGTGTATGACTCTAGTTACCCCCAGGTTTCGGCTCAGACATGGTGACCCTGGTGCTGGCCATTGGGAGGAGCCGATCCTTAAGACATGTGGCGCTTGGAAGGAACTTCAATGTCCGGTGCAAGTGagcttccctcccacctctggcTATCCCAGACAGAACCCCACTGCCTTAGGCCCCTGACCAAACAGCATCCCTGTCCACAGGGAGACCCTGGATGACGTCCTGCACCGGATTGTCCAGCTTATGCAGGATGACGACTGTGTGAGTTCACAGGACCTTGCAAGGTCCTCGGGCGATAGACCCCTTTGACCCTTCTTTCTTGCTTCCTCAGACCCTGTGGTCTACTCCCATTGCTAATCACTTAACTCCAATATCAATAGCTTTCTTTTAACCCTAGCCTCTGCAGTCTCTGTCTGTGGCTGAGTCAAGGCTAAAGCTAGGCGCCAGTGTCCTGCTGCGGGCCCTGGGCACCAATCCTAACCTGACATCACTGGATATCAGCGGAAATGCCATGGGGGATACAGGCGCCAAGATGCTGGCCAAGGCACTACGAATCAACACAAGGCTCCGGTGGGCAGGGTCATCTTAGGGGTGGGACCATTAGGGTAGGAGGGTGTGGCAAGGAGCAGAGTGCTGAGCTAAATGGCAGGGTTGAAGGAGCAGACCAGTGGGTGAATGGGCAAGTACTGTGAATTGGGTGTGGCCTTGTGGGGCTCTGCTCCCAACTGAAGTCCAGCCTGGCCCAGGTCTGTGATATGGGACCGGAACCAAACATCTGCTCTGGGCTTGCTGGATGTGGCCCAGGCCCTGGAGCAGAACCACAGCCTGAAGAACATGCCTCTGCCACTGAATGATGTGGCTCAGGCACAGCGTAGCCGCCCGGAACTAACTGCCCGTGCAGTCCACCAGGTGGGGGTTCCCTCCTCCCCTGTGCTTCTCCACATAATGGTTCTGCCCCCTGCCATTTCTAAATATCTCTTTCTCCCAGATCCAAACCTGTCTCTTGAGGAACAACCGGGCAAATCCTGTCTCTTCTGACCATGCATCCTGCCTTCAGCCACTGGGTCTGGTCTCAGATCGCTCAGAACAGGTCAGTGTTGCCTGCCCCAACCTTGAGTAAGCCTCCATAAGTCTGAGGGTATGACTTTCCTGGGGCCAAGGTGCCAGAGTTCTGCTGTCTCAGAAAatttcctctccttggtctaggGACAGCCAGCCACTACTGAAATGGGTTTCCAAATAACACCCCTAATTTAAGTATGTAAACAGATTTTCCTATTGAAGAcaggaagtattttaaaaacttccctCACTTCCTGTAGCCTCATCTCTGTTTTTCCACTCAACAGcactctcctcctttctccactCACCTCTGTGGCCAAACCCAGCAACTCCATCTCTGGCTTCATCCCTTCACTACTTAGACTTTTCAAGACATCCCCACCTTTGCATTCCCAATCCTAAGCTtcagacatctttttttttttttttttttaatgattttttttttaaagagagagtgagagaggagagagagagagagagagaatttttaatatttattttttagttctcggcggacacaacatctttgttggtatgtggtgctgaggatcgaacctgggccgcacgcatgccaggcaagctcgctaccgcttgagccaaatccccagccctaagctTCAGACATCTTGATCCAACATCCTATGGTGGCTGCATGCTACACACATTCAAGTGATCTCATCTCTCCAAAGCCCAATTCTCTAACCTGGGGCCCAATTTCCTTGGTGCCCACTACCACCAAAGTGCTGTGGACAGAGATTTAAGTGTCCTTCCAGATCCATCCAGTTTCCTCCTGGCCACATTGGAGCCCTCACAGTCCTCCTTGGTCCTGACTCTGGACCAGTTCTTAAACATGCACTGCTCAGTTAGGTACAGcagtgcacccctgtaatcccagcttcttgggaggctgaggcaggaaaatgcaagctcaaggccagcccaggcaacttggtgagaccctgtctcaaaataaaaaccaaaaaatgtctgggaatatagctcagtaatagaactcttgcctggcatgtgcaaggccctgggttcaagcctcagtacaacaacaacaacaacaacaacaaaaaccaaaccaaagcagcaacaacaaaatgtaCTCCTCACCTCAACATGAGTTATCCCTTGCGGGGcttgggttgtagttcagtggtagagtgattgcctaacatgtgcaaggcccagggttcgatccttagtaccacataaaaataaataagtaaaatgaaggtattgtgtccaactacaactaaaaaaagatgaatatttagaaaaaaatatcccTTGCTTCCCCAGTCCCTCCTCCATAACTTCTCACTCTCGTCTCTCCCCCAGCCCCCgactcacccatccatccatgcTCTGTCTAGGCGGATGGTGGACAGACTGAGCTTCTACAACACAGAATGACTCAcagcttctttccttcctgaTCTGGGCACTTAGGAAGCATTGAGTCCCTAAAATGGCCCAAAGGAAGAGACACTGCTCTCTTCCTTAAACAGGATTCCTAAGCAGCTGGCCTGATTGTGTAGTTTTAGAGATCCTGGGAGGGATGTAGGCAGGTCTGGGGGACTGAGAGGGGACTAGGCCTGGACTGATCCCTAATGCCCCCAGGAAGTGAACGAACTGTGTCAGTCGGTGCAGGAGCACATGGAGCTGttgggctgtggggctgggcccCAGGGTGAAGCTGCTGTGCACCAAGCTGAGGATGCCATCCAAAACGCCAACTTCTCTCTCAGCGTGAGCACTTCCCTTCCCATTATAAGGACCTTTCTCCTCTTAGTCACATGTCAACTTGTAACTCCTTCTATTCTTTGGTCCTCAGATACTCCCCATTTTGGATGAAGCTGGGAATTCCCCAAGCCATCACTGGCAACTGCAGCAGAAGCTAGAGAGCCTCTTGGGACAGGTGGGCAAACTCTGCCACCAGGACATCCAGGTGAGATGGTACTCCTGCCCCAGCTCTACCTCCATATGCATATCCTCATCCTATAGACCTGACAATGGTATCAATTGAGTCAACGAGGGATTTGTAAGAGTCATAGCCTCAAGCCAAGGGACATAGGTCCTAGCTCATCATACTTGGACCTTTGTCCAGGACTTCACTCAGGCCACACTGGACACAACAAGGAGCCTCTGCCCACAAATGCTGCAGGGACCTGGCTGGAGGGAGCAGTTAGAAGGGGTCCTTGTAGGCTCAAAGAGCCTCCCAGAACTGCTTCCAGAACAGCTGCTGCAAGATATCTTCACTAGGCTCAGGTAAGCAGGGTGGGGCTGAGTTGGGTGGGGCTGATTTGGGTAAGGCTGAGCACAGCCAgcacactaaccctcacccttttCTGCCCATAGGGATATGCGGCTATCAGTCACCAGGACCCTGGCAGAGAGCATTGTGACTCAGGCTCTGGCCGGTCTAAGTGCAGCCCGGGATCGGCTGGTGAGGAGTTGTGTACATATTTGCACATGTACACATGCTGTGACCTGGCCATCCACCTAGCAGGGGCTTTGTAATATCCTTTGGGGTCATGTAGTCCAGGGCTACTTCAGAGTTCCCTTAGCACTGTCCATCTCTAAGTTGTCTGATATTACAGGTAGAGAATCTTGCTGAGCAGGCACCAGTAGCAATGCCCCCTGCCCTACCAGCACTGGATGGAGGTGAGTCCTGCTCCCTCAGACCTGGGGAATTGGAATGTCTTTTCTtccctgaggaagagaaggaagtggaagaggaggaggaggagaaggtaaGCAGTCTCAAAATTCAAGGCCTAGAACTCAAATTCTTTCCTTCTTGCTCTGGGATATGGAAACAGTTTTTCTGGAGTTGTGCCCTCAGCCTGAAGTTGTGCCCTCCTCACCAGGATGACTGTCCATCACGAAAATGGCTTGAGCCCAGTCACTGTTTTCACCTGGTTCCCCCTAGACACCGTAAGTCAAGGTCTTGGGGGAGGAGAGTTTACTCAAGCGGGCTGAAACTCACTCCATTAGACCTGGGGACCTGGACACCTTGACGCTCATTCAGTCCTGTTTCCAGTATTTTCTAACTCTTGCCTGGGCCAGGCCAAGACCCTGTGCAACCTGCAAAGCTGAGGTCAGCACGGAGTGAGATTTGAGCAGATCTGGGCCAGAACACCTGCTTCCTAGCCTTCCCTGCCTGTTCCCTACCCCAAGAACATGCGTTCTTGATGATGGTGCGGAGCCGCGCGCTCGGGGCCGCGCTCAGCACCACGGACAGTAGCGGCGGGGGAGGGGCTGGCGGCGTAGCCGGGCCCCTCCCCGCGCCCTGGGCGGGTCCCCCGCCGCCCTAGCGCCTCCGCCGCCACCTCCTCGGACTCCTACTCCTTGCTCTTCTGGTGCTCTCGCCTCAGGTGCTGCTGAGGAAGCAGAGCGGGAGCCCGAGCTGGCAGCTCCTGGGGAAGATGCGGAGCCGCAGGCGGGGCCGTCCGCGCGCGGCTCTCCAAGCCCTGCCGTCCCCGGACCCCCAGCCGGCCCGCTGCCTCGCATGGACCTGCCACCCGCTGGACAACCCCTGCGCCATCCGACTCGGGCCCGGCCACGGCCACGCCGCCAGCACCACCATCGCCCCCCGCCGGGGGGCCCCCAGGTGAGCGCCCTTCCCCCACTCAGGGGCTTTTAGATCTAAGGGTCATAAGTGGCCTGATGGCTCCTCAGGGTAAGGGCTGGCAGGGAGTCGGGTTGTGGGGGCCCAAGGCCACCTGGTCCTCGGTCGCGTCCTGGCTTCTTCCCAGCTACCCGCTACCCCAGGCCATGCCTGAGAGGCCACTGGTGTGTGGGTTTCATGTGGGATGCGCCTCAGAGTGGCCCGCTGCTTGGGTGGATGTGTGAGGGAGGGTGTCCGTCTTGCCCTCTTTCCCCGGGTGTTACTGATAGGTGCTAGGCAGCCGAGCCGCGGGGAC from Urocitellus parryii isolate mUroPar1 chromosome 15, mUroPar1.hap1, whole genome shotgun sequence includes:
- the Carmil2 gene encoding capping protein, Arp2/3 and myosin-I linker protein 2 isoform X2, whose protein sequence is MAQTPDGISCELRGEITRFLWPKEAELLLKTWLPQESGERSHILALLRWRAYLLHTCLPLRVDCTFSYLEVQAMALQETPPQATFELESLPELVLEFPGVAALEQMAKHVAAAIKKVFPRSTLGKLFRKPTPPSILARLERSSSAESTAPGSPCGGFLETYEALCDYNGFPFQEEIQWDVDTIYHRQGCRHFNLGDFSHLGSRDLALSVAALSYNLWFRCLSCVDMKLSLEVSEQILHMMSQSSHLEELVLETCGLRGDFVRRLAQALAGHSSSGLREISLAGNLLDDRGMAALSRHLEHRPGALKKLSLAQTGLTQRGMRALGRALAINADFDSALTHLDLSGNPGALGASEDNGGLYSFLRRPNVLTFLNLAGTDAALDTLFAALSRGCCSNLNYLDASRNVFSRTKSRAAPAALQLFLSRAGTLRHLGLAGCKLPPDALRALLDGLALNTHIHDLHLDLSACELRSAGAQVIQDLVCDASAVSSLDLADNGFGSDMVTLVLAIGRSRSLRHVALGRNFNVRCKETLDDVLHRIVQLMQDDDCPLQSLSVAESRLKLGASVLLRALGTNPNLTSLDISGNAMGDTGAKMLAKALRINTRLRSVIWDRNQTSALGLLDVAQALEQNHSLKNMPLPLNDVAQAQRSRPELTARAVHQIQTCLLRNNRANPVSSDHASCLQPLGLVSDRSEQEVNELCQSVQEHMELLGCGAGPQGEAAVHQAEDAIQNANFSLSILPILDEAGNSPSHHWQLQQKLESLLGQVGKLCHQDIQDFTQATLDTTRSLCPQMLQGPGWREQLEGVLVGSKSLPELLPEQLLQDIFTRLRDMRLSVTRTLAESIVTQALAGLSAARDRLVENLAEQAPVAMPPALPALDGGESCSLRPGELECLFFPEEEKEVEEEEEEKDDCPSRKWLEPSHCFHLVPPRHRAAEEAEREPELAAPGEDAEPQAGPSARGSPSPAVPGPPAGPLPRMDLPPAGQPLRHPTRARPRPRRQHHHRPPPGGPQVPPALPQEGNGLSARVDEGVEEFFSKRLIQQDRLWAPEEDLATEGGPTPVPRTLRKKLGTLFAFKKPRSTRGPRPDLETSPGAAARTRKATLGDLLRTPARPGRGEDPGGVEGGTSSPDTARRSRPRYTRESKAYSMILLPAEEEEATLGARPDKRRPLERGDTELAPSFEQRVQVMLQRIGVSRGSGVAEGKRKQSKDGEIKKAGSDGDIMDSSTETPPISMKSRTHSVSADPSCRPGPGDQGPESATWKTLGQQLNAELRGRGWGQQDGPGPPSPCPSPSPCRASPSPDSLGLPEDSCLGPRNEGRRAVSVHEDQLQAPAERPLRLQRSPVLKRRPKLEAPPSPSLGSGLGPEPLLPQPTEPSSPKRSPPSPATDQRGGGPNP
- the Carmil2 gene encoding capping protein, Arp2/3 and myosin-I linker protein 2 isoform X1 encodes the protein MAQTPDGISCELRGEITRFLWPKEAELLLKTWLPQESGERSHILALLRWRAYLLHTCLPLRVDCTFSYLEVQAMALQETPPQATFELESLPELVLEFPGVAALEQMAKHVAAAIKKVFPRSTLGKLFRKPTPPSILARLERSSSAESTAPGSPCGGFLETYEALCDYNGFPFQEEIQWDVDTIYHRQGCRHFNLGDFSHLGSRDLALSVAALSYNLWFRCLSCVDMKLSLEVSEQILHMMSQSSHLEELVLETCGLRGDFVRRLAQALAGHSSSGLREISLAGNLLDDRGMAALSRHLEHRPGALKKLSLAQTGLTQRGMRALGRALAINADFDSALTHLDLSGNPGALGASEDNGGLYSFLRRPNVLTFLNLAGTDAALDTLFAALSRGCCSNLNYLDASRNVFSRTKSRAAPAALQLFLSRAGTLRHLGLAGCKLPPDALRALLDGLALNTHIHDLHLDLSACELRSAGAQVIQDLVCDASAVSSLDLADNGFGSDMVTLVLAIGRSRSLRHVALGRNFNVRCKETLDDVLHRIVQLMQDDDCPLQSLSVAESRLKLGASVLLRALGTNPNLTSLDISGNAMGDTGAKMLAKALRINTRLRSVIWDRNQTSALGLLDVAQALEQNHSLKNMPLPLNDVAQAQRSRPELTARAVHQIQTCLLRNNRANPVSSDHASCLQPLGLVSDRSEQEVNELCQSVQEHMELLGCGAGPQGEAAVHQAEDAIQNANFSLSILPILDEAGNSPSHHWQLQQKLESLLGQVGKLCHQDIQDFTQATLDTTRSLCPQMLQGPGWREQLEGVLVGSKSLPELLPEQLLQDIFTRLRDMRLSVTRTLAESIVTQALAGLSAARDRLVENLAEQAPVAMPPALPALDGGESCSLRPGELECLFFPEEEKEVEEEEEEKDDCPSRKWLEPSHCFHLVPPRHRAAEEAEREPELAAPGEDAEPQAGPSARGSPSPAVPGPPAGPLPRMDLPPAGQPLRHPTRARPRPRRQHHHRPPPGGPQVPPALPQEGNGLSARVDEGVEEFFSKRLIQQDRLWAPEEDLATEGGPTPVPRTLRKKLGTLFAFKKPRSTRGPRPDLETSPGAAARTRKATLGDLLRTPARPGRGEDPGGVEGGTSSPDTARRSRPRYTRESKAYSMILLPAEEEEATLGARPDKRRPLERGDTELAPSFEQRVQVMLQRIGVSRGSGVAEGKRKQSKDGEIKKAGSDGDIMDSSTETPPISMKSRTHSVSADPSCRPGPGDQGPESATWKTLGQQLNAELRGRGWGQQDGPGPPSPCPSPSPCRASPSPDSLGLPEDSCLGPRNEDGQLRPRPLSAGRRAVSVHEDQLQAPAERPLRLQRSPVLKRRPKLEAPPSPSLGSGLGPEPLLPQPTEPSSPKRSPPSPATDQRGGGPNP